In Gossypium raimondii isolate GPD5lz chromosome 12, ASM2569854v1, whole genome shotgun sequence, a single window of DNA contains:
- the LOC105763233 gene encoding glyoxylase I 4, whose amino-acid sequence MLDSVEANNFEALPLLSLNHVSLLCRSVWDSVRFYEDVLGFVSIKRPSSFKFNGAWLYNYGIGIHLIENPSIDDFDTIVEPRPINPKDNHISFQCTDVGLVMRRLQDMGMTYVTAVVEDQGNRVDQVFFHDPDGYMVELCNCENIPIIPLSSCSFKQRLSSFYKSAPAKCGFMENAMMESLSMEMLNISF is encoded by the exons ATGTTGGACTCCGTGGAAGCAAACAACTTTGAGGCATTGCCACTTCTGTCATTGAATCATGTCTCATTGTTGTGTAGATCAGTCTGGGATTCAGTGCGGTTCTATGAAGATGTTTTGGGCTTTGTTTCCATCAAACGCCCTTCTTCTTTCAAGTTCAATGGAGCTTG GTTGTATAATTATGGCATTGGGATACACTTAATTGAGAATCCATCTATCGATGATTTCGACACTATCGTTGAACCTCGACCGATTAATCCAAAGGATAATCACATATCCTTCCAG TGTACTGATGTTGGCCTTGTCATGAGGAGGCTGCAAGACATGGGAATGACGTATGTTACGGCAGTGGTCGAAGACCAAGGGAACAGGGTTGATCAGGTATTCTTCCATGATCCAGATGGTTATATGGTTGAGCTCTGCAACTGTGAGAACATTCCTATCATTCCTCTTTCTTCATGCTCATTCAAGCAAAGGCTAAGCAGTTTCTACAAGTCTGCACCGGCTAAATGCGGATTCATGGAAAACGCCATGATGGAGAGCTTGAGCATGGAAATGTTGAACATTTCATTTTGA